One Urechidicola croceus genomic window, ATTTCATCATTATCTGGGTCTAAATCCACTTCATTGTCAGTACAACTTTGAAAAATAAGGACTGAAATTGTAATTACAAAAACATATAAAATTGCTTTGGGGAAATTTTTATCTATATTCATAATAATGTAAAATTGGATTTAATTAATTTATTATCAAAAATCATGCTATAATTAATAAAAATTATAGAATTTTGTACTCTCAACAAATGTATCAAATTCTTACACAAAATTATCTTTCAATATGTTAAAAGACAAAAACGAACAAAGAACTTCTCTATCTGAATTAGGTGAATTTGGTTTAATTAATCATTTAACTAAATATTTTACAATTAATTGTGAATCTACAGAGAAAGCAATTGGAGATGACGCCGCTGTTCTAGAATTTTCTGGAAAGCAAGTATTGGTAACTACTGATTTACTAGTCGAAGGAGTACATTTTGATTTGAGTTATATGCCTTTAAAGCATTTAGGTTACAAAGCGGTTATGGTTAATTTGAGTGATGTATATGCAATGAATGGAACTGCTTCTCAAATTACAGTTTCAATGGCAGTTTCTAATAGATTTCCTTTGGAAGCTTTGGAGGAATTATATGCTGGAATTCAGTTAGCATGTAAAAATTACAATATTGATTTAATAGGTGGAGATACAACATCATCGACGAAAGGAATGTTGTTAAGTATTACTGCAATTGGAGAAGCAGAAAAAAAAGATGTTGTCTATAGAAATGGTGCTAAACCAAATGATTTATTGATCGTTACGGGTGATCTTGGTTCAGCATATCTTGGTTTACAAGTTTTGGAAAGAGAAAAACAAGTTTTTAAGGTAAACCCAAATTCTCAACCTGACTTAGCAAATTACTCATATTTAGTTGAACGCCAATTAAAGCCTGAAGCACGAAAAGATATAGTTAAATTATTAAAAGACTTGGAGGTAAAACCAACTTCAATGATTGATATTTCGGATGGATTATCGTCAGAGATATTACATATATGTAGTCAATCTGAAGTGGGATGTAATTTATATGAAGAAAAAATTCCGTTAGATCCTCAAATGATTTCAACATGTGAAGAGTTTAATATTGATTCTACGACTGTTGCGTTGAGTGGAGGAGAAGATTATGAATTGTTATTTACAATTTCTCAAGAAGATTTTCCTAAAATTAAAGGGAATCCAAACTTCACAGTAATTGGTCATATGACTGATAAAACTGAAGGAGCAAATTTAGTAACTCGTGCGAATCAAAAAGTGGAATTGACTGCTCAAGGTTGGAATTCTTTATCAAATGATTAACTTTTAACAAAGTCATCCAAAGTTTTAATTAATTCATTTTTACTTTCTATATGACTCATGTGACCATGAGGAAGTATTGCGGTTTTCACTTTTATATTGTTTACTTGTTTTAAGTGAATATCTACATCAAGAACAGGGTCATTTTCGCCAAGTATCAATAATATATTCAAATTTGAATTTTGTAAAATATGAGTTCTGTCAATTCTTGTTTTCATACCTTCTAAAGATGCAATAACACCTTGTTTTGAAGTTTTTAAACATTCATTTGTGGCTAGTTTTATTTCTGACTTTAATTTTTTTCTATTTTCTATTGAAAACAACTGAGGAATTGAAACTTTAATAAATGTTTTGTGATTTTGTTTAACTGCTATTATTGCTCTATCTCTATTGATTTTTTTTTCTTCTGAATCTGCGTAAGAAGTTGAATTCATTAGGCAAAAACCTTTTGTAGAATTTGGATATAAATCTGCAAATGCTAAAGCAATATAACCGCCCATCGAATGTCCAATTAAAGTAAACTTCCGCAATTTTAAACTGCTTAAAAGAGATTTAATCATTTCTGCTTGATCTTCCATTGAATGAATGTAGCCAAGGTTTCCAGTATCACCATGACCTAATAAATCAATAGCAATTATTCGATTTTTTTTAGATAGAATCGGAATTATATTTTTCCACATTGAAATATTTTCTAAAAATCCATGAAGTAAAACAATAACTCCTCCTTGACCAGTTGAGGTGTAATTTATATTGATATTTTTGTAGAGGAAAACCGGCATAACTTAATTATTATATTTCATATAATTCTATTGGTAAATCATCAGGGTCTGAAAAAAAGGTAAATTTTTTATTAGTGAATTCGTCAATTCTCACTGGCTCAATTTCTATACCCTTTTTTCTCAAATTAAGAATTACTTTTTCGATATTATCCACTTCAAATGCAAGATGCCTTAAACCAGTTGATTCTGGCCTTGTTAATCTTTTGGGAGGGTTTGTAAAAGAAAAAAGTTCTATAACATATTCTCCATTTAAAGATAAATCTAATTTGAATGAATTTCTTTCTTTTCTGTAGTGTTCATTAATAATAGTTAAGCCTAGAACTTCAGTATAGAATTTTTTTGAAACTTTATAGTTCGAACAAATAATAGCAATATGATGGATTCTTTTAAGTATCATTTTAACTTTTCAATTTTTTAATTACCGAAAATGCTTTATCAACCAAATAATCTTCAACTAAAATTGTAAATTCGTTGGTAGTAGAAACAACTTCATAAAGTGCAATTCCCTCCCAAGCCAAACGTTTAAAAATTTGATAGTATAATCCAGTTATTTTTGAATTTTCGGCAGGTAAACTAATGCTTATTGCAGATAGGTTTTCTTGTAATCCTATTTGTTTTTCATCAGAAAAACTAGTTGAAATTTTACTTTTTTCAGAACTCGAAATAATTATTGTGCTCTCTTGAATCCCTCTTGTAAAAGCATAAAATATGTTTGATTTATTACCAACTTGTTCAAGTATTTTTGTGTGACTATCAATAAGAGTTGGTGAATTTTGAAAAGTAAAATCACTTAAATTTGATCTCACAGTTATATCGCCTAAATTTTTTAAAACACGTTTTAACCGTAATGAATTTCCTAAATCTTTTGGTGGATTATAACGTCTTAATGCCATCATAATAGCACCGCTTTTTACGGGTTTATGAAGCATTACACTTATAGGTCGTTGTAGTTCTTCTGCCAATGCAGAATAATTAATAATGCTCCTAGATAAAGCTTCTTCTAAAAAAGGTTGTGCTACTAATATTTCTTCGACACAAGATGCAATAGTTCTCAAACTGTTAATTATTTAACATTATGTACAAAAATAGTATAATTTTATCATTTTTATGAGGTAATTAATTTATAAACATACATTTGTCATCCTAAAATTAAAGAAATGTTAGTATTAAAATTTGGTGGTACATCGGTTGGGTCAGTTGAAAACATGACTAATGTGAAAAATATTATCAAGACAGGAGGGAAGAAAATTGTAGTATTATCTGCAATGTCTGGAACAACGAATGCACTTGTTGAAATATCTGAAAATATTAAAAATGGTAAGACTGAAGAAGCTTTAAATGTTGTAAATAATCTATATAAAAAATACAACGAAACCGTAGACGAACTATTGAGTAGGTCAAATTTGAAGCAAGAAGTTGGAAATTATATTGATGGTGTTTTTGATTTTTTAATAACCTCAGTAGATGAGCCTTATTCTGAATTACTTTATAATAATATTGTTTCACAAGGAGAATTACTTTCAACTTATATTTTTAGTCGATTCTTGATACAAGAAGGAATGAATGCTCGTTTATTACCAGCATTGGATTTTATGCGAATTGACAAGAATAATGAGCCAGACAATTTTTATATTAAGCAAAATTTAAATCGAATTATTGATGAATCACTATCTGCGGATATTTATGTTACACAAGGTTTTATATGTTTAGATGCTGAAGGAGAAATTGCAAATTTACAGCGAGGAGGAAGTGATTATACAGCTACGATCATTGGTTCGGTTATAAATGCTGATGAGGTTCAAATTTGGACAGATATTGATGGCTTTCATAATAACGATCCAAGATATGTAGAACATACACATGCAATTTCAAATATATCTTTTGATGAAGCAGCTGAATTAGCATATTTTGGTGCAAAAATATTACATCCTCAAACGGTAATGCCCGTTCGTGAATTTGACATTCCGGTAAGATTAAAAAATACCATGTCTCCAGAATCATCAGGTACTTTAATAACAAGTGAAATTCATGGAGAAGGTATAAAAGCAATTGCGGCTAAAGACAATATTACTGCAATTAAAATTAAATCTGCTAGAATGTTACTAGCGCATGGTTTCTTGAAAAAAGTATTTGAAATTTTTGAGAAATACGAAACTTCAATTGATATGATTACTACTTCTGAAATAGCAGTTTCTTTAACAATTGATGATGATACTTATTTAAATTCAATTGTCGGTGAACTAGAAAAATTTGCTTCTGTTGAAGTTGATAATAAACAGAGTATCGTTTGTTTAGTTGGAAATGAAATTATTTATCACGAAGACACGCACAAATTGTTTAAAGTTCTACAAGATGTAAAAGTGAGAATGATATCTTACGGTGGAAGTAAAAATAATATTTCACTATTGGTAAGTACTGAAAATAAATTAGAAACACTTCAAAAACTACATAGGTATGTTTTTGGAATGGTTACAGCATAGAGAAGAGGAGTGAATTTAATTTACATTCTTATTTTATATATTTTGGTTTACAAAAAAAGGACGTTGAAAAACGTCCTTTTTTAATTAAATTACTTGTTCATCAAGGCTTCAATTTCTTCAATTTCTAGAGGAATGTTTGCCATTAGATTTATTGGTTCCCCTTTTTCTTGAATTACATAATCATCTTCTAAGCGTATACCCAAATTTTCTTCAGGAATATAAATACCTGGTTCAACAGTAAATACCATTCCTGCTTGCATTGGTTCGGTTAAAATTCCATAGTCATGTGTATCTAATCCCATATGATGAGATGTTCCGTGCATAAAATATTTTTTATATGCAGGCCAAGAAGGATCTTCATTTTTTATATCTTCTTTTGTTAATAATCCAAGTCCAATAAGTTCTTGAGTCATTAATTTTCCAACTTCAATATGGTAATCTGCCCATATAGTTCTAGGAACTAGCATTTTTGCAGCTGCTTTCTTAACACGTAAAACCGCATTGTAAACATCTTTTTGTCTGTCAGTAAATTTACCAGAAACAGGAATTGATCGAGTCATATCACTTGCGTAATTTCCATAGCTAGAACCTACATCCATTAATATAATATCGCCATCTTTACACTGCTGATTATTTTCAATATAATGCAATACATTAGCATTATATCCACTTGCTATAATTGGTGTATATGCAAATCCATTTGAACGATTTCTAGTAAATTCATAGATAAATTCAGCTTCAATTTCATACTCCCAAACATTTGGCTTTGTGAAATTTAAAACCCTACGAAAGCCTTTTTCAGTAATATCACAAGCTTTTTGAATTAGTGCAATTTCTTCAGGCTCTTTTATTGATCGAAGTCGTTGTAAAATGGGTTGACTTCTTAAATATGTGTGTGCAGGATATTTTTTCTTACACATTTTTATAAATCGGTCTTCACGAGTTTCAGTTTCAACATTTGATCTATAGTGTTCATTCGTATTTAAATAAACATTTTCAACTTGAGTCATTATTTCAAAAAGTACTTTGTCAAAATCTTTTAACCAAAAAACACTTTTAATTCCAGAAGTTTCAAAGGCTTTTTCTTTTGTAAGTTTCTCACCTTCCCAAATAGCAATATGTTCATTGGTTTCTCTTAAAAATAAAATTTCACGATGCTCTTTTTTTGGAGCTTCAGGAAAGATGACAAGAATACTTTCTTCTTGATCAACACCACTTAAATAAAAAATATCTCGATGTTGAGCAAATGGTAAAGTGCTATCTGCACTAATTGGGTAGATATCATTAGAATTAAAAATCGCTAAAGAATTTGGTTTCATTTTAGAAGTAAATTTCTTGCGGTTTTTGATAAATAAATTATTGTCTATAGCTAAGTATTTCATAAGTCTTAAATGTTCTATTTGACAACAAAAGTATTGATTTGTTTACAAAAGAATAAAAATCATTATTAAAATTTATTTTTTAACAAAAAGTAAGCATTTGTTTAGAAAAACAAGAAGAGATTTTAGGTAAAACTACGTAGTTTAATAGTTGTGTTTTGATTGAAATGTAACTTTAAAAGAAGTTTGAAATTAATTTAATACTTATATTATACTGCATATCAATTTTTTAACTTCAAAGATAAAACCTATTTTAAAATGAGTATAAATTAAAGAAAACATTAAAATTGTTTATTCAAAATAAATGTAAGTAGTATCTTTGTTAGGTTAAAAAAATAATTCAAAAAATGAGCGGACTTTTATCCTCGTCAATAGCAAGAAAAGTAGCAATGGCACTTTCGGCTTTTTTCTTAATGTTTTTCTTACTACAACATTTTGCAATAAATATATTATCAGTTTTCAGTCCAGACACTTTTAATGAGGTGTCCCATTTTATGGGAACAAATCCATTGGTACAGTATGCATTACAACCAGTTTTATTATTTGGTGTAATATTTCATTTTGTTATGGGTTTTGTTTTGGAACTAAAAAATAGAAGTGCAAGAACTGTAAAATATGCCAAAAATAATGGTGCGGCAAACTCTTCATGGATGAGTAGAAATATGATTTTAAGTGGAATCGTTATTTTACTTTTTATGATTTTACATTTTATTGATTTTTGGATTCCAGAATTGAATACAAAATATATTCAAGGAGATATGTCTGGTTTATTGGCTGATGGCGAAGGTTTCAGATATTTTGAAGAATTACAACATAAATTTGTTAGTCCAATTAGAGTAGGAGTATATGTTTTAGCATTTGTGTTTTTAGCATTACATTTATTACACGGATTTAACTCAGCTTTCCAATCAATGGGAGCAAATAATAAATATACGCAAGGATTGAAAAATTTTGGA contains:
- the thiL gene encoding thiamine-phosphate kinase; protein product: MLKDKNEQRTSLSELGEFGLINHLTKYFTINCESTEKAIGDDAAVLEFSGKQVLVTTDLLVEGVHFDLSYMPLKHLGYKAVMVNLSDVYAMNGTASQITVSMAVSNRFPLEALEELYAGIQLACKNYNIDLIGGDTTSSTKGMLLSITAIGEAEKKDVVYRNGAKPNDLLIVTGDLGSAYLGLQVLEREKQVFKVNPNSQPDLANYSYLVERQLKPEARKDIVKLLKDLEVKPTSMIDISDGLSSEILHICSQSEVGCNLYEEKIPLDPQMISTCEEFNIDSTTVALSGGEDYELLFTISQEDFPKIKGNPNFTVIGHMTDKTEGANLVTRANQKVELTAQGWNSLSND
- a CDS encoding alpha/beta fold hydrolase, with the protein product MPVFLYKNININYTSTGQGGVIVLLHGFLENISMWKNIIPILSKKNRIIAIDLLGHGDTGNLGYIHSMEDQAEMIKSLLSSLKLRKFTLIGHSMGGYIALAFADLYPNSTKGFCLMNSTSYADSEEKKINRDRAIIAVKQNHKTFIKVSIPQLFSIENRKKLKSEIKLATNECLKTSKQGVIASLEGMKTRIDRTHILQNSNLNILLILGENDPVLDVDIHLKQVNNIKVKTAILPHGHMSHIESKNELIKTLDDFVKS
- the gloA2 gene encoding SMU1112c/YaeR family gloxylase I-like metalloprotein, whose amino-acid sequence is MILKRIHHIAIICSNYKVSKKFYTEVLGLTIINEHYRKERNSFKLDLSLNGEYVIELFSFTNPPKRLTRPESTGLRHLAFEVDNIEKVILNLRKKGIEIEPVRIDEFTNKKFTFFSDPDDLPIELYEI
- a CDS encoding aspartate kinase; its protein translation is MLVLKFGGTSVGSVENMTNVKNIIKTGGKKIVVLSAMSGTTNALVEISENIKNGKTEEALNVVNNLYKKYNETVDELLSRSNLKQEVGNYIDGVFDFLITSVDEPYSELLYNNIVSQGELLSTYIFSRFLIQEGMNARLLPALDFMRIDKNNEPDNFYIKQNLNRIIDESLSADIYVTQGFICLDAEGEIANLQRGGSDYTATIIGSVINADEVQIWTDIDGFHNNDPRYVEHTHAISNISFDEAAELAYFGAKILHPQTVMPVREFDIPVRLKNTMSPESSGTLITSEIHGEGIKAIAAKDNITAIKIKSARMLLAHGFLKKVFEIFEKYETSIDMITTSEIAVSLTIDDDTYLNSIVGELEKFASVEVDNKQSIVCLVGNEIIYHEDTHKLFKVLQDVKVRMISYGGSKNNISLLVSTENKLETLQKLHRYVFGMVTA
- a CDS encoding aminopeptidase P family protein, whose protein sequence is MKYLAIDNNLFIKNRKKFTSKMKPNSLAIFNSNDIYPISADSTLPFAQHRDIFYLSGVDQEESILVIFPEAPKKEHREILFLRETNEHIAIWEGEKLTKEKAFETSGIKSVFWLKDFDKVLFEIMTQVENVYLNTNEHYRSNVETETREDRFIKMCKKKYPAHTYLRSQPILQRLRSIKEPEEIALIQKACDITEKGFRRVLNFTKPNVWEYEIEAEFIYEFTRNRSNGFAYTPIIASGYNANVLHYIENNQQCKDGDIILMDVGSSYGNYASDMTRSIPVSGKFTDRQKDVYNAVLRVKKAAAKMLVPRTIWADYHIEVGKLMTQELIGLGLLTKEDIKNEDPSWPAYKKYFMHGTSHHMGLDTHDYGILTEPMQAGMVFTVEPGIYIPEENLGIRLEDDYVIQEKGEPINLMANIPLEIEEIEALMNK
- a CDS encoding succinate dehydrogenase cytochrome b subunit; this encodes MSGLLSSSIARKVAMALSAFFLMFFLLQHFAINILSVFSPDTFNEVSHFMGTNPLVQYALQPVLLFGVIFHFVMGFVLELKNRSARTVKYAKNNGAANSSWMSRNMILSGIVILLFMILHFIDFWIPELNTKYIQGDMSGLLADGEGFRYFEELQHKFVSPIRVGVYVLAFVFLALHLLHGFNSAFQSMGANNKYTQGLKNFGKAYAIIIPLGFIFIALFHHFNH